A single genomic interval of Amblyomma americanum isolate KBUSLIRL-KWMA chromosome 11, ASM5285725v1, whole genome shotgun sequence harbors:
- the LOC144110296 gene encoding uncharacterized protein LOC144110296 isoform X1 — protein MYRSFVDATSQAGHRISFTLNADGSPVFKSSGTSIRPIQLMINELPPSKRMKNLVLAGLWFGKDKPHMGIFQGAFVEVMNKLSQEGFDLNYEGRKQNFKAFCTCCAVDSVARAPMQGVTQFNGYHGCNWCLQKGERVGRATKYPVEDKDSAERSEEQMVSDMETAIVEGRPVNGVKSFSPLINMQQFNIVWSFVPDYMHCMLLGMGRQFLDLWFESPGSSFYLGRSQAAIDKRLMTIAPPRDEKRTPRPTKERRWWKAKEFENWLLFYSVPALGGILSSQYLQHWACLVEAVHIMLEPKVSFPDLTLAETLLLDFCAHAQILYGKECMTYNMHQLLHIGKSVRHWGPLWAHSAFPFEAGNGTLKEAVKAANGIPHQVCRVLQIEGVVEKCIKITTHQGAIQYCASLDTASTQKSVSISGGLRFFGRGRPYVPSGSTTNKELVAENSIEYPRLFQCGRIFTGEGYARNKKTNNSLVQLPDGSFAVIVRIVSSGQIFAVVQPLKSRVLKYNTVEMKHLYKVISFS, from the coding sequence ATGTATCGCAGCTTCGTTGATGCTACTAGTCAAGCTGGCCACAGAATCAGCTTCACACTGAATGCAGATGGCAGTCCTGTATTCAAGTCGAGTGGCACATCGATTAGGCCTATCCAACTTATGATTAATGAGCTGCCACCGTCAAAAAGGATGAAAAATTTGGTGTTAGCAGGTCTCTGGTTTGGAAAAGACAAACCCCACATGGGCATCTTTCAAGGTGCCTTTGTGGAGGTCATGAACAAATTATCGCAGGAAGGATTTGACCTTAACTATGAAGGCAGAAAACAAAACTTTAAGGCCTTCTGCACTTGCTGTGCTGTTGATTCTGTGGCCAGAGCCCCCATGCAGGGCGTAACTCAGTTTAATGGATACCATGGCTGCAACTGGTGTCTACAGAAAGGCGAAAGGGTTGGGCGAGCAACAAAATACCCAGTTGAAGATAAAGACAGTGCCGAAAGGAGTGAGGAGCAGATGGTGTCGGATATGGAAACAGCAATAGTCGAGGGCAGACCTGTCAATGGTGTCAAATCTTTCTCCCCACTCATCAACATGCAGCAGTTTAATATAGTCTGGAGCTTTGTTCCAGACTATATGCACTGCATGTTGTTGGGAATGGGGCGGCAGTTTCTGGACTTGTGGTTTGAATCGCCTGGTTCTTCATTCTATTTGGGTCGCTCTCAGGCTGCAATAGACAAACGCCTAATGACCATTGCACCTCCCAGAGATGAGAAACGCACACCTAGACCTACGAAAGAGAGAAGATGGTGGAAAGCGAAGGAGTTCGAAAACTGGCTGCTTTTCTACAGTGTTCCTGCGCTGGGGGGCATCTTGAGCAGTCAGTACTTGCAGCACTGGGCATGTCTGGTGGAGGCTGTACATATCATGCTGGAACCCAAGGTGTCATTTCCTGACCTTACTCTCGCAGAGACCCTTCTTTTGGACTTCTGCGCCCATGCTCAAATCCTCTATGGAAAAGAGTGCATGACATATAACATGCATCAACTTCTTCATATTGGAAAGAGTGTGCGACACTGGGGTCCGTTGTGGGCTCACTCTGCCTTTCCTTTTGAGGCGGGAAACGGCACCTTGAAGGAGGCTGTGAAGGCTGCCAATGGCATTCCTCACCAGGTATGCCGTGTGTTGCAGATTGAAGGAGTAGTTGAGAAGTGCATTAAAATTACTACTCATCAAGGTGCCATCCAGTACTGTGCCTCACTAGACACAGCATCAACACAGAAAAGTGTATCCATCTCTGGGGGGTTGCGCTTCTTTGGTCGAGGTAGGCCATATGTCCCTTCAGGCAGCACAACAAACAAGGAGCTTGTGGCCGAAAACAGTATTGAGTATCCTCGTTTGTTTCAATGTGGCCGTATATTTACCGGCGAAGGCTATGCCAGGAACAAAAAAACGAATAACTCTCTGGTACAGCTCCCAGATGGCAGTTTTGCTGTAATTGTGCGCATTGTCAGTAGTGGTCAAATATTTGCTGTTGTGCAGCCTCTGAAATCCAGGGTATTGAAGTATAACACGGTTGAGATGAAGCACCTCTATAAAGTTATTTCATTCTCCTAG
- the LOC144110296 gene encoding uncharacterized protein LOC144110296 isoform X2 — protein sequence MPAMEAPGSSGCCSGIAMARPQKRQKRGNYKEYLNPGAKFQLPKSTHYWRKNRQQERGELSAADNVDSKLQSPPENIEEQAQRTKKAANSHSLPVTVNTPRREAHSVQRYRTPVLLASRMQTMDVMITWNTMPRVGAQARAQMMLHLAVFSEILCHPNWQ from the exons ATGCCAGCAATGGAAGCTCCCGGCAGCAGTGGTTGTTGCTCCGGAATCGCGATGGCGCGTCCGCAGAAGCGGCAGAAGCGAGGAAATTACAAAGAGTATTTAAACCCTGGCGCAAAGTTCCAGCTGCCGAAATCGACACATTACTGGCGCAAAAACCGTCAGCAAGAACGAGGC GAACTTTCTGCAGCAGACAATGTAGATAGTAAGCTGCAATCGCCACCAGAAAATATTGAGGAGCAGGCACAACGGACGAAGAAAGCTGCTAACAGCCATTCGCTGCCAGTGACTGTGAACACGCCACGCCGGGAGGCGCATTCAGTTCAGCGGTACAGAACTCCGGTTCTGTTAGCGAGCCGGATGCAGACGATGGACGTGATGATAACCTG GAACACCATGCCCAGAGTGGGAGCACAAGCCCGAGCTCAAATGATGCTGCACTTAGCAGTCTTTTCCGAGATATTGTGTCATCCAAATTGGCAGTAA